The sequence below is a genomic window from Prosthecodimorpha staleyi.
GCCTCCCGGAGAGGCCGTGTCGATGGCGTCGGTCAGCGAGACGAAGCCGATACCCCTGCCCTTCAGCATCTCGGCGGTTTCGATCAGGTGCTTCAGCGACCGAGCCAGGCGATCGAGCTTCCAGACGACGAGGGTATCGCCAGGCCGAAGGATGTCGTCGAGCAGCCGGTTCAGCTCTGGCCTGTCAGCTTTGGCGCCAGACGCCCTCTCGACGACGACGCGCTCGCAGCCGGCCTCGCGGAGCTTCTGCTCCTGGAGGTCGGGGTTCTGGTCGAGGGTCGATACCCGGGCGTAGCCGATGCGCATGTTGTGTCTCGTTTCTCATGTGAATCATGACGAAACGCGACGTTGATTACAAGACGGGTTTTGAGACAGACGGAGAGGGCTGTGGTAGGTCTGCCGATGCTCCATCGGGGAGTATCTCGAAAACGACCGAATACAAGACCCCTCGAATGGGTCAGTCAATTTCACCCAACAGCGCCTTCTTAAGCCGATCGACCTACCCATGGTGACGGGGAAATACTGTGTCACGCTTGAGGTTGTCACGGAGACCGCATAGCATTGGGCGAACAAACGTTTGGCAAACACAGGGCGGCTCACCTGCGCATGAACCGGATCTTTAGGCCCTACGATGGTTGGGACGGCTTTCCGGCTCGGTCTTTTGCGCGCCTAGATGCAACCGAACCTAGCAGTCTAAAGGAAGTCGGCGAAGCTGTCTTTGCATTCGATGCCATAGACGCAAGTTGGTCAGAATTCTCCGCAGGCCACGACTTAGATCTAGAAGCTCCGAGCGCGATTAGCGAAGTTTCGAAGGCCCTATGGGCGAAATTGTTCGGACCTAAGACGCAAAGGCCAATTGAGACGCTGTTCGACAAGATGC
It includes:
- a CDS encoding recombinase family protein: MRIGYARVSTLDQNPDLQEQKLREAGCERVVVERASGAKADRPELNRLLDDILRPGDTLVVWKLDRLARSLKHLIETAEMLKGRGIGFVSLTDAIDTASPGG